From the Clostridiales bacterium FE2011 genome, one window contains:
- the metA gene encoding homoserine O-succinyltransferase, which yields MPIKISNELPAYKTLTDENIFVMTENRATTQDIRPLRIAIVNLMPTKIDTETQLLRLLGNTSLQVETELVKMKSHVSKNTSAEHLTAFYKEFDDIRNQNFDGMIITGAPVEQMPFEEVEYWDELCEIMEWSKKHVHSTFHICWGAQAALYYHFGIPKIPLEKKLFGVFQHKAERKNYILLRGFDDVFMAPHSRHTTVRREDLEKCGKLKILASSEEAGVYAMITENGRQVFIMGHSEYDPRTLEKEYLRDKNAGLPIEVPKNYYPNDDDTQEPLVTWRSHANLLYANWLNYMVYQTTPYDLNEINE from the coding sequence ATGCCGATAAAGATTTCGAATGAACTGCCGGCGTATAAAACGCTGACGGATGAGAATATCTTCGTGATGACGGAAAACCGGGCAACGACCCAGGATATCCGTCCGCTGCGAATCGCCATCGTGAATCTGATGCCCACGAAGATTGATACTGAAACTCAGCTGCTGCGCTTGCTGGGCAATACGTCGCTGCAGGTAGAAACAGAACTTGTAAAGATGAAGAGCCATGTATCAAAGAATACATCGGCTGAGCACCTGACCGCCTTCTATAAGGAATTTGATGATATCCGCAACCAGAACTTTGACGGCATGATTATCACCGGCGCACCGGTGGAACAGATGCCTTTTGAAGAAGTGGAATACTGGGACGAACTGTGCGAGATCATGGAATGGAGCAAGAAGCACGTACACAGCACCTTCCATATCTGCTGGGGTGCGCAGGCTGCGCTGTACTACCACTTCGGCATTCCGAAGATTCCGCTGGAAAAGAAGCTGTTCGGCGTATTCCAGCACAAGGCAGAGCGGAAGAACTACATCCTGCTCCGCGGCTTTGACGACGTGTTTATGGCTCCCCACAGCCGGCACACGACCGTCAGGCGCGAAGACCTGGAAAAGTGCGGAAAGCTCAAAATCCTGGCATCATCTGAAGAAGCAGGCGTTTACGCGATGATCACGGAAAACGGCCGGCAGGTTTTCATCATGGGACACAGCGAGTACGATCCGAGAACACTGGAAAAGGAGTACCTGCGGGACAAGAACGCGGGACTGCCGATTGAGGTTCCGAAAAACTATTATCCGAATGACGATGATACCCAGGAACCGCTGGTAACCTGGCGCAGCCACGCGAACCTGCTGTACGCCAACTGGCTGAACTACATGGTTTACCAGACCACACCGTATGATCTGAACGAGATCAATGAATGA